The following coding sequences lie in one Vitis vinifera cultivar Pinot Noir 40024 chromosome 19, ASM3070453v1 genomic window:
- the LOC100252193 gene encoding disease resistance protein At4g27190 isoform X2, which yields MEVVASIVGALIAEAARHLCSRVYSTTRGCLARIVAVSCAKRAVEHIPGPSIEDQTTASGTLEKIMDLLNDDGVRRIGIWGMGGVGKTTLVRNLNNKLRNDPNNTFGLVIWSTVSKEVDLKRIQTEIAKRLGMEVKKDESIQTLAIQLLQKLRKQDRFLLILDDVWKGIDLDALGVPQPEDTKGGKIILTCRPLNVCREMKTDQDVKVDVLTDDEAWKLFCQNAGMVAELEHIKPLAEAIVQECAGLPLAINIMATSMRGKQMVELWKDALNELQKSVPSNIEGVEDKVYRTLKWSYDSLQGLIDEDQSYEVMYNRGFALVENLKDCCLLEHGSRKDTTVKMHDVVRDVAIWIASSLEDECKSLVQSGIGLSKISEYKFTRSLKRISFMNNQISWLPDCGINCPEASALLLQGNTPLEKVPEGFLRGFPALKVLNLSGTRIQRLPLSLVHLGELRALLLRNCSFLEELPPVGGLSRLQVLDCASTNIKELPEGMEQLSYLRELHLSRTKQLTTIQAGVLSGLSSLEVLDMRGGNYKWGMKGKAKHGQAEFEELANLGQLTGLYINVQSTKCPSLESIDWIKRLKSFKICVGLSICDVYEHGHFDERMMSFGHLDLSREFLGWWLTNASSLFLDSCRGLNLMLETLAISKVDCFASLKKLTIMHSATSFRPAGGCGSQYDLLPNLEELYLHDLTFLESISELVGHLGLRFSRLRVMEVTLCPSLKYLLAYGGFILSLDNLDEVSLSHCEDLSDLFLYSSGDTSISDPVVPNLRVIDLHGLPNLRTFCRQEESWPHLEHLQVSRCGLLKKLPLNRQSATTIKEIRGEQEWWNQLEWDDDSTRLSLQHFFQPPLDLKNFGPS from the exons ATGGAAGTTGTGGCTTCAATAGTGGGTGCACTTATAGCAGAAGCTGCTCGACATCTTTGTAGCCGTGTTTATTCTACAACCAGGGGTTGCCTTGCCAGGATAGTGGCTGTGAGTTGTGCAAAACGAGCAGTGGAGCATATACCAGGGCCGTCGATCGAAGATCAAACCACAGCCTCAGGAACCTTAGAAAAAATCATGGATCTTCTGAACGATGATGGAGTTAGGAGGATTGGTATCTGGGGTATGGGAGGGGTGGGCAAGACTACTTTGGTAAGGAACTTGAACAACAAGCTCAGGAATGATCCAAACAACACTTTTGGCTTGGTCATATGGAGTACAGTGTCCAAGGAGGTGGATTTGAAAAGGATCCAAACagaaattgcaaagagattGGGGATGGAAGTGAAAAAAGATGAAAGCATCCAGACTCTGGCTATTCAATTGCTCCAGAAACTGAGAAAGCAAGACAGGTTTCTCCTCATTCTGGATGATGTTTGGAAGGGAATCGATTTGGATGCTTTAGGCGTCCCACAGCCTGAAGATACAAAGGGTGGTAAGATCATATTGACTTGTCGACCTTTGAATGTTTGTCGAGAGATGAAGACTGATCAAGATGTTAAAGTGGATGTCTTGACTGATGATGAAGCTTGGAAATTGTTTTGTCAAAATGCAGGCATGGTAGCTGAATTAGAACATATTAAACCACTAGCAGAGGCAATTGTTCAAGAATGTGCTGGATTGCCATTGGCGATAAACATCATGGCGACATCCATGAGGGGAAAACAAATGGTTGAGCTCTGGAAGGATGCCTTGAATGAGCTGCAAAAGTCTGTGCCGAGTAATATTGAAGGGGTTGAGGATAAGGTTTATCGGACCTTGAAATGGAGTTATGACTCACTACAAG GCTTGATagatgaagatcaaagctatgAAGTTATGTACAATAGAGGATTTGCTTTGGTTGAGAATTTGAAGGACTGCTGTTTGTTGGAACATGGTAGCCGAAAGGACACCACTGTGAAAATGCATGATGTTGTTCGGGATGTTGCTATATGGATTGCATCCTCCCTGGAGGATGAATGTAAATCCCTTGTTCAATCAGGAATTGGGTTGAGCAAAATCTCAGAGTACAAATTTACGAGGTCTCTCAAGAGAATTTCTTTCATGAATAACCAAATATCATGGCTGCCTGACTGTGGGATAAACTGCCCAGAGGCATCAGCTTTACTTCTGCAAGGTAATACTCCCCTTGAAAAAGTTCCAGAAGGATTCCTACGAGGCTTTCCAGCACTCAAAGTCTTGAATCTATCTGGAACCCGCATCCAGAGGTTGCCACTTTCCCTTGTCCATCTTGGTGAACTTCGTGCTCTCCTTTTAAGGAATTGCAGTTTTCTTGAAGAATTACCCCCTGTAGGAGGGCTTAGTAGACTTCAAGTGCTTGACTGTGCCTCTACTAACATCAAGGAATTACCTGAAGGGATGGAGCAATTGAGCTACTTAAGGGAGTTGCATCTATCAAGAACCAAGCAGTTGACAACCATTCAAGCTGGAGTCCTCTCTGGGTTGTCTAGTTTAGAGGTTCTAGACATGAGAGGAGGTAACTACAAGTGGGGTATGAAAGGAAAGGCAAAACATGGACAAGCAGAATTTGAGGAGCTAGCAAATCTCGGGCAGTTAACTGGTTTGTACATTAATGTGCAGAGCACCAAATGTCCTTCTTTGGAGAGTATTGACTGGATAAAAAGACTGAAAAGCTTCAAAATATGTGTTGGTTTAAGTATCTGTGATGTATATGAACATGGGCATTTTGATGAAAGAATGATGTCTTTTGGTCATCTCGATCTATCGAGGGAATTTCTTGGGTGGTGGTTAACTAATGCAAGTTCTCTGTTCTTGGATTCCTGCAGGGGCCTAAATCTGATGCTTGAAACCTTAGCCATCAGCAAGGTTGATTGCTTTGCTAGTTTAAAGAAACTTACTATTATGCATTCTGCTACCAGCTTTCGGCCAGCAGGAGGATGTGGTTCCCAATATGACCTACTTCCAAATCTAGAAGAACTTTACCTTCATGATCTCACTTTTCTGGAGAGTATTTCAGAATTAGTTGGTCATCTTGGACTTAGATTCTCAAGGCTGAGAGTGATGGAGGTGACCTTGTGTCCCAGCTTAAAGTATCTGTTAGCTTATGGTGGTTTCATTCTGAGCTTAGACAACCTGGATGAAGTCAGCTTAAGCCATTGTGAGGACCTGAGTGATCTCTTCCTATACAGTTCAGGGGACACCTCAATTTCAGATCCTGTTGTTCCAAACTTACGGGTGATAGACTTGCATGGCCTTCCCAATCTGAGGACCTTTTGCAGACAAGAAGAGTCATGGCCCCATCTGGAGCATCTTCAAGTGTCTCGGTGTGGTCTTCTCAAGAAGCTACCTCTCAATAGGCAAAGTGCAACCACAATAAAGGAAATAAGAGGAGAACAAGAGTGGTGGAACCAATTGGAGTGGGATGATGACAGCACCCGGTTGAGCCTCCAGCACTTTTTCCAACCTCCACTTGATCTGAAAAACTTCGGGCCAAGTTGA
- the LOC100252193 gene encoding disease resistance protein At4g27190 isoform X3, with protein MEVVASIVGALIAEAARHLCSRVYSTTRGCLARIVAVSCAKRAVEHIPGPSIEDQTTASGTLEKIMDLLNDDGVRRIGIWGMGGVGKTTLVRNLNNKLRNDPNNTFGLVIWSTVSKEVDLKRIQTEIAKRLGMEVKKDESIQTLAIQLLQKLRKQDRFLLILDDVWKGIDLDALGVPQPEDTKGGMVAELEHIKPLAEAIVQECAGLPLAINIMATSMRGKQMVELWKDALNELQKSVPSNIEGVEDKVYRTLKWSYDSLQGMNIKYCFLYCSLFPEDFSIEISHLVQYWMAEGLIDEDQSYEVMYNRGFALVENLKDCCLLEHGSRKDTTVKMHDVVRDVAIWIASSLEDECKSLVQSGIGLSKISEYKFTRSLKRISFMNNQISWLPDCGINCPEASALLLQGNTPLEKVPEGFLRGFPALKVLNLSGTRIQRLPLSLVHLGELRALLLRNCSFLEELPPVGGLSRLQVLDCASTNIKELPEGMEQLSYLRELHLSRTKQLTTIQAGVLSGLSSLEVLDMRGGNYKWGMKGKAKHGQAEFEELANLGQLTGLYINVQSTKCPSLESIDWIKRLKSFKICVGLSICDVYEHGHFDERMMSFGHLDLSREFLGWWLTNASSLFLDSCRGLNLMLETLAISKVDCFASLKKLTIMHSATSFRPAGGCGSQYDLLPNLEELYLHDLTFLESISELVGHLGLRFSRLRVMEVTLCPSLKYLLAYGGFILSLDNLDEVSLSHCEDLSDLFLYSSGDTSISDPVVPNLRVIDLHGLPNLRTFCRQEESWPHLEHLQVSRCGLLKKLPLNRQSATTIKEIRGEQEWWNQLEWDDDSTRLSLQHFFQPPLDLKNFGPS; from the exons ATGGAAGTTGTGGCTTCAATAGTGGGTGCACTTATAGCAGAAGCTGCTCGACATCTTTGTAGCCGTGTTTATTCTACAACCAGGGGTTGCCTTGCCAGGATAGTGGCTGTGAGTTGTGCAAAACGAGCAGTGGAGCATATACCAGGGCCGTCGATCGAAGATCAAACCACAGCCTCAGGAACCTTAGAAAAAATCATGGATCTTCTGAACGATGATGGAGTTAGGAGGATTGGTATCTGGGGTATGGGAGGGGTGGGCAAGACTACTTTGGTAAGGAACTTGAACAACAAGCTCAGGAATGATCCAAACAACACTTTTGGCTTGGTCATATGGAGTACAGTGTCCAAGGAGGTGGATTTGAAAAGGATCCAAACagaaattgcaaagagattGGGGATGGAAGTGAAAAAAGATGAAAGCATCCAGACTCTGGCTATTCAATTGCTCCAGAAACTGAGAAAGCAAGACAGGTTTCTCCTCATTCTGGATGATGTTTGGAAGGGAATCGATTTGGATGCTTTAGGCGTCCCACAGCCTGAAGATACAAAGGGTG GCATGGTAGCTGAATTAGAACATATTAAACCACTAGCAGAGGCAATTGTTCAAGAATGTGCTGGATTGCCATTGGCGATAAACATCATGGCGACATCCATGAGGGGAAAACAAATGGTTGAGCTCTGGAAGGATGCCTTGAATGAGCTGCAAAAGTCTGTGCCGAGTAATATTGAAGGGGTTGAGGATAAGGTTTATCGGACCTTGAAATGGAGTTATGACTCACTACAAGGTATGAACATCAAATATTGTTTCCTgtattgttctttatttcctgAGGATTTCTCAATTGAAATAAGTCATCTTGTGCAATATTGGATGGCGGAAGGCTTGATagatgaagatcaaagctatgAAGTTATGTACAATAGAGGATTTGCTTTGGTTGAGAATTTGAAGGACTGCTGTTTGTTGGAACATGGTAGCCGAAAGGACACCACTGTGAAAATGCATGATGTTGTTCGGGATGTTGCTATATGGATTGCATCCTCCCTGGAGGATGAATGTAAATCCCTTGTTCAATCAGGAATTGGGTTGAGCAAAATCTCAGAGTACAAATTTACGAGGTCTCTCAAGAGAATTTCTTTCATGAATAACCAAATATCATGGCTGCCTGACTGTGGGATAAACTGCCCAGAGGCATCAGCTTTACTTCTGCAAGGTAATACTCCCCTTGAAAAAGTTCCAGAAGGATTCCTACGAGGCTTTCCAGCACTCAAAGTCTTGAATCTATCTGGAACCCGCATCCAGAGGTTGCCACTTTCCCTTGTCCATCTTGGTGAACTTCGTGCTCTCCTTTTAAGGAATTGCAGTTTTCTTGAAGAATTACCCCCTGTAGGAGGGCTTAGTAGACTTCAAGTGCTTGACTGTGCCTCTACTAACATCAAGGAATTACCTGAAGGGATGGAGCAATTGAGCTACTTAAGGGAGTTGCATCTATCAAGAACCAAGCAGTTGACAACCATTCAAGCTGGAGTCCTCTCTGGGTTGTCTAGTTTAGAGGTTCTAGACATGAGAGGAGGTAACTACAAGTGGGGTATGAAAGGAAAGGCAAAACATGGACAAGCAGAATTTGAGGAGCTAGCAAATCTCGGGCAGTTAACTGGTTTGTACATTAATGTGCAGAGCACCAAATGTCCTTCTTTGGAGAGTATTGACTGGATAAAAAGACTGAAAAGCTTCAAAATATGTGTTGGTTTAAGTATCTGTGATGTATATGAACATGGGCATTTTGATGAAAGAATGATGTCTTTTGGTCATCTCGATCTATCGAGGGAATTTCTTGGGTGGTGGTTAACTAATGCAAGTTCTCTGTTCTTGGATTCCTGCAGGGGCCTAAATCTGATGCTTGAAACCTTAGCCATCAGCAAGGTTGATTGCTTTGCTAGTTTAAAGAAACTTACTATTATGCATTCTGCTACCAGCTTTCGGCCAGCAGGAGGATGTGGTTCCCAATATGACCTACTTCCAAATCTAGAAGAACTTTACCTTCATGATCTCACTTTTCTGGAGAGTATTTCAGAATTAGTTGGTCATCTTGGACTTAGATTCTCAAGGCTGAGAGTGATGGAGGTGACCTTGTGTCCCAGCTTAAAGTATCTGTTAGCTTATGGTGGTTTCATTCTGAGCTTAGACAACCTGGATGAAGTCAGCTTAAGCCATTGTGAGGACCTGAGTGATCTCTTCCTATACAGTTCAGGGGACACCTCAATTTCAGATCCTGTTGTTCCAAACTTACGGGTGATAGACTTGCATGGCCTTCCCAATCTGAGGACCTTTTGCAGACAAGAAGAGTCATGGCCCCATCTGGAGCATCTTCAAGTGTCTCGGTGTGGTCTTCTCAAGAAGCTACCTCTCAATAGGCAAAGTGCAACCACAATAAAGGAAATAAGAGGAGAACAAGAGTGGTGGAACCAATTGGAGTGGGATGATGACAGCACCCGGTTGAGCCTCCAGCACTTTTTCCAACCTCCACTTGATCTGAAAAACTTCGGGCCAAGTTGA
- the LOC100247069 gene encoding disease resistance protein At4g27190 encodes MECVIACLSSAVSSFSEHLCGLICSKVGNPFTFKSNYIHLQQELQRLNDLKSTVDRDHDESVPGVNDWSRNVEETGCKVRPMQAKIEANKERCCGGFKNLFLQSREVAKALKEVRRLEVRGNCLANLLAANRQARAVELMPVESIDHQPAASKNLATIMNLLNDDAVRTIGVWGKGGIGKTTLVKNLNNMLKDASSTTPPFSFVIWITLSRDWDLKSIQTQIARRLNMKVNTEDSTESLAARLCERLKREEKFLLLLDDVWKEIDLDALGIPRPEDHAACKIILTTRFLDVCRGMKTDKEIAIHVLNDDEAWKLFCKNAGEAAILEGVETVARAITKECGGLPLAINVMGTSMRKKTSKHLWEYALKELQRSVPHNIYGVEDRVYKPLKWSYDSLQGELVQCWLGEGLLDVDEQQSYEDIYKSGVALVENLQDCCLLENGDGGRSRTVKIHDVVRDVAIWIASSDDKCKSLVQSGIGLSKIPESKLTESLKRISFMDNELTALPDRQIACPGASTLLVQNNRPLEIVPVEFLLGFQALRVLNLSETRIQRLPLSLIHLGELRALLLSKCVRLNELPPVGRLSKLQVLDCSYTNIKELPAGLEQLSNLRELNLSCTDGLKTFRAGLVSRLSSLEILDMRDSSYRWCPKTETNEGKATLEELGCLERLIGLMVDLTGSTYPFSEYAPWMKRLKSFRISVSGVPCYVWTDQLFFMKEVSGVPFMNSFKNDGNFEEREVLLSRLDLSGKLSGWLLTYATILVLESCKGLNNLFDSVGVFVYLKSLSISSSNVRFRPQGGCCAPNDLLPNLEELYLSSLYCLESISELVGTLGLKFSRLKVMKVLVCEKLKYLLSCDDFTQPLEKLEIIDLQMCEDLNDMFIHSSGQTSMSYPVAPNLREIHFKRLPKLKTLSRQEETWQHLEHIYVEECKSLKKLPLNEQSANTLKEIRGDMEWWKQLEWDDDFTSSTLQPLFKGPSYY; translated from the exons ATGGAATGTGTGATTGCATGCCTGAGTTCTGCAGTATCATCGTTTTCTGAACATCTTTGTGGCTTGATCTGCTCCAAAGTTGGGAATCCCTTCACGTTCAAGTCTAATTATATTCATCTGCAACAGGAGCTGCAACGTCTAAACGATCTGAAATCCACAGTGGACAGGGACCACGATGAATCGGTTCCAGGAGTAAATGACTGGTCgagaaatgttgaagaaactGGCTGTAAAGTGAGGCCGATGCAAGCAAAGATAGAAGCCAACAAAGAGAGGTGTTGTGGTGGCTTCAAAAATCTCTTTCTGCAAAGCAGGGAAGTGGCAAAGGCACTGAAGGAGGTACGAAGACTTGAGGTACGTGGAAATTGCCTTGCCAATTTGCTGGCTGCCAATCGTCAAGCAAGAGCAGTGGAGCTTATGCCTGTGGAATCAATTGATCATCAGCCAGCAGCATCCAAAAATTTAGCCACAATTATGAATCTGCTGAATGATGATGCAGTTAGAACGATTGGGGTATGGGGTAAGGGAGGAATAGGCAAAACTACTCTGGTTAAGAATTTGAACAACATGCTTAAGGATGCTTCTTCAACTACTCCACCTTTTAGCTTTGTCATATGGATCACCCTCTCCAGGGATTGGGACCTCAAAAGCATCCAGACACAGATTGCTCGGAGATTGAATATGAAGGTGAATACCGAAGACAGCACTGAGAGTCTGGCTGCCAGATTGTGTGAAAGACTGAAGAGGGAAGAAAAGTTTCTCCTCCTTCTGGATgatgtttggaaggaaattgaTTTGGATGCTTTGGGTATTCCCCGACCTGAAGACCACGCGGCTTGTAAAATCATATTGACTACAAGATTTTTAGATGTTTGCCGGGGGATGAAGACTGACAAAGAGATTGCCATTCATGTCCTAAACGATGATGAAGCTTGGAAATTGTTCTGTAAAAATGCAGGGGAGGCAGCCATTTTAGAAGGCGTTGAAACAGTTGCGAGGGCAATAACTAAGGAGTGTGGAGGATTGCCCTTAGCAATAAATGTGATGGGAACATCCATGCGAAAGAAGACTAGTAAACACCTGTGGGAGTATGCATTGAAGGAGCTGCAAAGGTCAGTGCCGCATAACATCTACGGGGTAGAGGATAGGGTTTACAAGCCTTTAAAGTGGAGTTATGATTCCTTGCAAG GCGAACTTGTACAATGCTGGCTGGGGGAAGGGCTTTTAGATGTAGATGAACAACAAAGCTATGAGGATATCTACAAAAGTGGAGTTGCTTTAGTTGAAAATCTCCAGGATTGTTGCTTGCTGGAAAATGGTGATGGTGGCAGAAGCCGCACTGTGAAGATTCATGATGTAGTTCGTGATGTAGCTATTTGGATTGCCTCCTCGGATGATAAATGTAAATCTCTGGTTCAATCGGGAATTGGATTGAGCAAAATCCCAGAGTCCAAGTTGACAGAGTCTCTCAAGAGAATTTCTTTCATGGATAATGAATTAACAGCGCTGCCTGATCGTCAGATAGCTTGCCCAGGGGCCTCCACTTTACTTGTACAGAATAATCGCCCCCTTGAGATAGTTCCCGTGGAATTCCTGCTTGGATTTCAAGCACTCAGGGTCTTGAATCTAAGTGAAACCCGCATCCAGCGATTGCCTCTCTCCCTCATCCACCTTGGTGAACTTCGTGCCCTTTTATTAAGCAAATGTGTTAGGCTCAATGAACTACCCCCTGTGGGGCGGCTTAGTAAACTACAAGTGCTTGATTGCAGCTACACTAATATCAAGGAATTGCCAGCAGGGCTAGAGCAGCTGAGCAACTTACGGGAATTAAACTTGTCATGCACTGATGGGTTGAAAACCTTCCGAGCAGGATTGGTATCAAGGTTGTCTAGTTTAGAGATTCTAGACATGAGAGACAGTAGCTATAGATGGTGTCCGAAGACAGAGACAAACGAGGGAAAAGCAACACTTGAGGAGCTAGGATGCCTGGAGCGATTAATTGGTTTAATGGTAGACTTGACTGGCTCCACATATCCCTTTTCGGAATATGCTCCTTGGATGAAACGATTGAAAAGCTTTAGAATTAGTGTATCTGGAGTTCCATGCTATGTTTGGACAGACCAATTGTTTTTCATGAAGGAAGTATCTGGAGTTCCGTTCATGAATAGTTTTAAGAATGATGGAAATTTTGAGGAAAGAGAGGTTCTACTTTCCAGACTGGATCTGTCAGGCAAATTGAGTGGATGGTTGTTAACATATGCGACAATTCTTGTACTGGAATCATGCAAGGGGTTAAATAATCTGTTTGATAGTGTTGGGGTCTTTGTTTATCTCAAGTCACTTTCTATTTCATCTTCCAACGTCAGGTTTAGGCCACAAGGAGGATGCTGTGCCCCAAATGACCTACTTCCAAATCTGGAGGAACTTTACCTCAGTTCTCTCTATTGCCTAGAGAGCATTTCAGAATTAGTCGGGACTCTTGGACTCAAATTCTCAAGGCTAAAAGTGATGAAGGTGCTCGTTTGTGAGAAACTAAAGTATCTTCTCTCTTGTGATGATTTTACTCAACCCTTAGAAAAGCTGgaaataattgatttacaaatgtgTGAAGATTTGAATGATATGTTCATACACAGTTCAGGGCAGACCTCAATGTCATATCCTGTTGCTCCAAACTTGCGGGAAATACACTTCAAAAGGCTTCCCAAATTGAAGACTTTAAGCAGACAAGAAGAAACATGGCAACATCTAGAGCATATTTATGTGGAAGAGTGTAAAAGTCTGAAGAAGCTACCTCTGAATGAGCAAAGTGCAAATACCTTGAAAGAGATAAGAGGAGACATGGAGTGGTGGAAGCAATTGGAGTGGGATGATGACTTTACCAGCTCCACTCTCCAGCCTCTTTTCAAAGGTCCAAGCTACTACTAG
- the LOC100252193 gene encoding disease resistance protein At4g27190 isoform X1: protein MEVVASIVGALIAEAARHLCSRVYSTTRGCLARIVAVSCAKRAVEHIPGPSIEDQTTASGTLEKIMDLLNDDGVRRIGIWGMGGVGKTTLVRNLNNKLRNDPNNTFGLVIWSTVSKEVDLKRIQTEIAKRLGMEVKKDESIQTLAIQLLQKLRKQDRFLLILDDVWKGIDLDALGVPQPEDTKGGKIILTCRPLNVCREMKTDQDVKVDVLTDDEAWKLFCQNAGMVAELEHIKPLAEAIVQECAGLPLAINIMATSMRGKQMVELWKDALNELQKSVPSNIEGVEDKVYRTLKWSYDSLQGMNIKYCFLYCSLFPEDFSIEISHLVQYWMAEGLIDEDQSYEVMYNRGFALVENLKDCCLLEHGSRKDTTVKMHDVVRDVAIWIASSLEDECKSLVQSGIGLSKISEYKFTRSLKRISFMNNQISWLPDCGINCPEASALLLQGNTPLEKVPEGFLRGFPALKVLNLSGTRIQRLPLSLVHLGELRALLLRNCSFLEELPPVGGLSRLQVLDCASTNIKELPEGMEQLSYLRELHLSRTKQLTTIQAGVLSGLSSLEVLDMRGGNYKWGMKGKAKHGQAEFEELANLGQLTGLYINVQSTKCPSLESIDWIKRLKSFKICVGLSICDVYEHGHFDERMMSFGHLDLSREFLGWWLTNASSLFLDSCRGLNLMLETLAISKVDCFASLKKLTIMHSATSFRPAGGCGSQYDLLPNLEELYLHDLTFLESISELVGHLGLRFSRLRVMEVTLCPSLKYLLAYGGFILSLDNLDEVSLSHCEDLSDLFLYSSGDTSISDPVVPNLRVIDLHGLPNLRTFCRQEESWPHLEHLQVSRCGLLKKLPLNRQSATTIKEIRGEQEWWNQLEWDDDSTRLSLQHFFQPPLDLKNFGPS, encoded by the coding sequence ATGGAAGTTGTGGCTTCAATAGTGGGTGCACTTATAGCAGAAGCTGCTCGACATCTTTGTAGCCGTGTTTATTCTACAACCAGGGGTTGCCTTGCCAGGATAGTGGCTGTGAGTTGTGCAAAACGAGCAGTGGAGCATATACCAGGGCCGTCGATCGAAGATCAAACCACAGCCTCAGGAACCTTAGAAAAAATCATGGATCTTCTGAACGATGATGGAGTTAGGAGGATTGGTATCTGGGGTATGGGAGGGGTGGGCAAGACTACTTTGGTAAGGAACTTGAACAACAAGCTCAGGAATGATCCAAACAACACTTTTGGCTTGGTCATATGGAGTACAGTGTCCAAGGAGGTGGATTTGAAAAGGATCCAAACagaaattgcaaagagattGGGGATGGAAGTGAAAAAAGATGAAAGCATCCAGACTCTGGCTATTCAATTGCTCCAGAAACTGAGAAAGCAAGACAGGTTTCTCCTCATTCTGGATGATGTTTGGAAGGGAATCGATTTGGATGCTTTAGGCGTCCCACAGCCTGAAGATACAAAGGGTGGTAAGATCATATTGACTTGTCGACCTTTGAATGTTTGTCGAGAGATGAAGACTGATCAAGATGTTAAAGTGGATGTCTTGACTGATGATGAAGCTTGGAAATTGTTTTGTCAAAATGCAGGCATGGTAGCTGAATTAGAACATATTAAACCACTAGCAGAGGCAATTGTTCAAGAATGTGCTGGATTGCCATTGGCGATAAACATCATGGCGACATCCATGAGGGGAAAACAAATGGTTGAGCTCTGGAAGGATGCCTTGAATGAGCTGCAAAAGTCTGTGCCGAGTAATATTGAAGGGGTTGAGGATAAGGTTTATCGGACCTTGAAATGGAGTTATGACTCACTACAAGGTATGAACATCAAATATTGTTTCCTgtattgttctttatttcctgAGGATTTCTCAATTGAAATAAGTCATCTTGTGCAATATTGGATGGCGGAAGGCTTGATagatgaagatcaaagctatgAAGTTATGTACAATAGAGGATTTGCTTTGGTTGAGAATTTGAAGGACTGCTGTTTGTTGGAACATGGTAGCCGAAAGGACACCACTGTGAAAATGCATGATGTTGTTCGGGATGTTGCTATATGGATTGCATCCTCCCTGGAGGATGAATGTAAATCCCTTGTTCAATCAGGAATTGGGTTGAGCAAAATCTCAGAGTACAAATTTACGAGGTCTCTCAAGAGAATTTCTTTCATGAATAACCAAATATCATGGCTGCCTGACTGTGGGATAAACTGCCCAGAGGCATCAGCTTTACTTCTGCAAGGTAATACTCCCCTTGAAAAAGTTCCAGAAGGATTCCTACGAGGCTTTCCAGCACTCAAAGTCTTGAATCTATCTGGAACCCGCATCCAGAGGTTGCCACTTTCCCTTGTCCATCTTGGTGAACTTCGTGCTCTCCTTTTAAGGAATTGCAGTTTTCTTGAAGAATTACCCCCTGTAGGAGGGCTTAGTAGACTTCAAGTGCTTGACTGTGCCTCTACTAACATCAAGGAATTACCTGAAGGGATGGAGCAATTGAGCTACTTAAGGGAGTTGCATCTATCAAGAACCAAGCAGTTGACAACCATTCAAGCTGGAGTCCTCTCTGGGTTGTCTAGTTTAGAGGTTCTAGACATGAGAGGAGGTAACTACAAGTGGGGTATGAAAGGAAAGGCAAAACATGGACAAGCAGAATTTGAGGAGCTAGCAAATCTCGGGCAGTTAACTGGTTTGTACATTAATGTGCAGAGCACCAAATGTCCTTCTTTGGAGAGTATTGACTGGATAAAAAGACTGAAAAGCTTCAAAATATGTGTTGGTTTAAGTATCTGTGATGTATATGAACATGGGCATTTTGATGAAAGAATGATGTCTTTTGGTCATCTCGATCTATCGAGGGAATTTCTTGGGTGGTGGTTAACTAATGCAAGTTCTCTGTTCTTGGATTCCTGCAGGGGCCTAAATCTGATGCTTGAAACCTTAGCCATCAGCAAGGTTGATTGCTTTGCTAGTTTAAAGAAACTTACTATTATGCATTCTGCTACCAGCTTTCGGCCAGCAGGAGGATGTGGTTCCCAATATGACCTACTTCCAAATCTAGAAGAACTTTACCTTCATGATCTCACTTTTCTGGAGAGTATTTCAGAATTAGTTGGTCATCTTGGACTTAGATTCTCAAGGCTGAGAGTGATGGAGGTGACCTTGTGTCCCAGCTTAAAGTATCTGTTAGCTTATGGTGGTTTCATTCTGAGCTTAGACAACCTGGATGAAGTCAGCTTAAGCCATTGTGAGGACCTGAGTGATCTCTTCCTATACAGTTCAGGGGACACCTCAATTTCAGATCCTGTTGTTCCAAACTTACGGGTGATAGACTTGCATGGCCTTCCCAATCTGAGGACCTTTTGCAGACAAGAAGAGTCATGGCCCCATCTGGAGCATCTTCAAGTGTCTCGGTGTGGTCTTCTCAAGAAGCTACCTCTCAATAGGCAAAGTGCAACCACAATAAAGGAAATAAGAGGAGAACAAGAGTGGTGGAACCAATTGGAGTGGGATGATGACAGCACCCGGTTGAGCCTCCAGCACTTTTTCCAACCTCCACTTGATCTGAAAAACTTCGGGCCAAGTTGA